A window from Verrucomicrobiota bacterium encodes these proteins:
- a CDS encoding PAS domain S-box protein, with translation MDNIQKAINLQIRLIEGGKETMNIFNDEELSVGLLEHSGYGIVVTDTQGKVEWVNDLFVSMCGYSIDEIIGKKPGALLQGPLTDSAVVKRMRKAIQEKNSCSVEILNYHKDGDAYWVAIDLIPLRDKAGKFKNFVALEKEITSRKIAELEKEKTIVELYSALLHHANFEDEVSVK, from the coding sequence GTGGACAATATTCAAAAGGCGATTAATTTACAGATAAGGTTAATCGAAGGGGGGAAAGAGACTATGAATATTTTTAATGATGAGGAGCTCTCGGTCGGACTACTCGAACATAGTGGTTACGGAATTGTCGTGACGGATACTCAAGGAAAGGTCGAGTGGGTTAACGACCTTTTTGTCTCCATGTGTGGATATTCCATTGATGAAATCATCGGGAAAAAGCCGGGGGCACTCTTGCAGGGACCATTGACTGACAGTGCAGTGGTTAAGCGGATGAGGAAAGCGATTCAAGAAAAAAACTCGTGTTCGGTCGAGATCCTGAATTATCATAAGGATGGTGATGCCTACTGGGTGGCTATCGATTTGATTCCGCTCCGGGATAAGGCAGGAAAATTCAAAAACTTTGTCGCCCTTGAAAAAGAGATTACGAGCAGAAAGATTGCCGAGCTTGAAAAAGAGAAGACGATTGTTGAGCTTTATTCTGCCCTTTTACACCATGCAAATTTCGAGGATGAGGTTAGCGTGAAATAG
- a CDS encoding Gfo/Idh/MocA family oxidoreductase encodes MMKKIGIGFVGCGASQSMYGPALRYLDEGQAVAWVDVELQKAQDASTRYGGKAFTDYDEFLKCPGLDAVVIVSPPWLHLTQADAAAKAGKHVLCEKPMGRTVDECRQMIEAVEGRGKILMIGFMKRFSPWFLKIKTMIDSGELGEVFHVSVDWSWPQYALSGWRDKRENLGGLFFDHGSHTIDLCRWWLGEIETAYADVRILLEGREVEDFTQAIYKHQSGAISTHYNSRMTHRPLREAYLIEGSKATVTIECVGKWSFISPEPFVIRKYVQNQEQPIAIDIPWSWDLDEYVKSTWMYLGSLRHFCEAMISEKQPALCTGNDGLKSVEAINAAYISAWKKQVITLPLNETYEPEKIFESFAVESPKIPISR; translated from the coding sequence ATGATGAAAAAAATCGGAATCGGATTTGTCGGTTGTGGGGCCAGTCAATCCATGTATGGACCTGCTCTGCGATACCTGGATGAAGGCCAAGCCGTCGCTTGGGTGGATGTCGAGCTGCAAAAAGCCCAAGATGCCTCCACACGGTACGGGGGGAAGGCTTTTACCGATTATGATGAGTTCCTCAAATGTCCCGGACTGGATGCCGTGGTCATTGTTTCCCCCCCTTGGCTACACCTCACCCAAGCAGATGCAGCGGCCAAGGCAGGAAAACATGTCCTTTGTGAAAAACCCATGGGACGAACTGTCGATGAATGCCGGCAGATGATCGAAGCTGTCGAGGGGCGAGGGAAGATCCTGATGATCGGATTCATGAAACGTTTCAGCCCATGGTTCCTGAAAATCAAAACCATGATCGACTCTGGGGAGCTGGGTGAAGTCTTTCATGTCTCTGTCGACTGGAGCTGGCCACAATATGCCCTCAGCGGTTGGCGCGATAAACGTGAAAACCTCGGTGGACTCTTTTTTGATCACGGCAGCCATACAATCGACCTTTGCCGTTGGTGGCTCGGTGAGATAGAAACCGCTTATGCCGATGTGCGCATTTTGCTCGAAGGCCGGGAAGTCGAGGATTTCACCCAGGCCATTTACAAACATCAAAGTGGGGCTATCAGCACCCATTATAATTCACGCATGACCCATCGCCCCCTCCGTGAGGCCTACCTGATCGAAGGCAGCAAGGCTACGGTGACAATCGAGTGCGTGGGTAAATGGAGCTTTATTTCCCCTGAACCCTTTGTGATCAGGAAATATGTCCAGAACCAAGAACAACCCATCGCGATTGACATTCCTTGGAGCTGGGATCTGGATGAATACGTGAAATCCACCTGGATGTATTTGGGTTCCCTACGCCATTTCTGTGAAGCGATGATTTCCGAAAAACAACCAGCCCTCTGCACCGGAAATGATGGATTAAAATCTGTGGAGGCCATTAATGCCGCCTATATCTCCGCCTGGAAAAAGCAAGTGATTACATTGCCTCTAAACGAAACTTACGAGCCTGAAAAAATCTTTGAGTCATTTGCCGTCGAAAGTCCGAAGATCCCTATTTCACGCTAA